A genomic window from Aquitalea aquatilis includes:
- the astE gene encoding succinylglutamate desuccinylase → MTTSHSRFLQHVLQPAALAETRWTLAHGVTAHWHDDSAVELRPATPAASCSYILLSCGIHGNETAPVEVVDGILADIDSGQLRLHHPLLVLFGNPQAMRCGERYLDYDLNRLFNGAHQQHADLYEAERAALLEQRASRFFAQAGPHKPKLHYDLHTAIRGSVYEKFAIYPFLQQRTHRRSQLAWLKHCGIEAVLLHSKPANTFSYYTSQQHQADAFTLELGKARPFGENDLGRFAGIDHALRQLLDDSTPALPDYRDGDYPLFRAKYDLIKHSEAFRLHLAASVENFTVLPDGFLIAEDGTQRYIASGGEERILFPNPTVKPGLRAGIVVEPATLTA, encoded by the coding sequence ATGACCACCTCGCATTCTCGTTTTCTGCAGCACGTGCTGCAGCCGGCAGCGCTGGCGGAAACCCGCTGGACACTGGCGCACGGCGTCACCGCACACTGGCATGATGACAGCGCCGTCGAACTGCGCCCGGCCACGCCGGCTGCCAGCTGCAGCTACATCCTGCTGTCCTGCGGCATACACGGCAATGAAACCGCGCCGGTCGAAGTGGTGGATGGCATCCTGGCCGATATCGACAGCGGCCAGCTGCGCCTGCACCACCCCTTGCTGGTGCTGTTTGGCAATCCGCAAGCCATGCGTTGCGGCGAGCGCTATCTGGATTACGATCTGAACCGCCTGTTCAATGGCGCGCATCAGCAACACGCCGACCTGTACGAAGCCGAACGCGCTGCACTGCTGGAGCAACGCGCCAGCCGCTTTTTCGCTCAGGCAGGCCCACACAAGCCCAAATTGCATTACGACCTGCACACCGCCATTCGCGGTTCGGTCTACGAAAAATTTGCCATCTACCCCTTCTTGCAACAGCGCACGCACCGCCGCAGCCAACTGGCCTGGCTGAAGCATTGCGGCATCGAAGCCGTACTGCTGCACAGCAAGCCGGCCAATACCTTCAGCTATTACACCAGCCAGCAGCATCAGGCCGATGCCTTCACCCTGGAGCTGGGCAAGGCCAGGCCCTTTGGCGAGAACGACCTTGGCCGCTTTGCCGGCATCGACCACGCCCTGCGCCAGCTGCTTGATGACAGCACACCAGCCCTGCCCGACTATCGCGATGGCGACTACCCGCTATTCCGCGCCAAGTATGATCTGATCAAGCACAGCGAAGCCTTCCGCCTGCATCTGGCCGCCAGCGTGGAAAACTTCACCGTGCTGCCGGATGGTTTTCTCATTGCCGAGGATGGCACACAGCGCTACATCGCCAGCGGTGGCGAGGAACGCATCCTGTTTCCCAACCCCACGGTAAAACCGGGATTGCGCGCCGGCATCGTGGTCGAGCCGGCCACACTCACCGCCTGA
- the flgL gene encoding flagellar hook-associated protein FlgL, giving the protein MRISTATSYMTGTYDMQSLQSQLQSLQMQLDTQRRVVTPADDPVAAARILQLNQSDGMNSQYVTNTKAVESTLSLAESQLTNASNLLTSIKAVAIQAGNTVLSSDQLLMIQKQVQEGIAEMTGYANATDGKGNYLFSGNKVDTPPYVLDATYAATYQGDTGQRNVPISASRSMQISDAGSNVFGNATSTTAVFDALKSLNDLLAQNPKPANYSTSMGAIVTSLDTAQKNLSTNIASIGARRQENQSVQDMGTQLGLQYKSGISDLQDLDMPSAITSFTQTQTSLKYSQLVYNKVTNLSLFNYMS; this is encoded by the coding sequence ATGAGAATCAGTACCGCAACATCCTATATGACCGGCACCTACGACATGCAATCGCTGCAGTCGCAGTTGCAATCGCTGCAGATGCAGCTGGATACCCAGAGACGGGTGGTAACCCCGGCCGATGATCCGGTCGCGGCGGCACGCATTTTGCAACTGAATCAGTCCGACGGCATGAATAGCCAGTACGTCACCAATACCAAGGCGGTGGAGTCCACCTTGTCATTGGCCGAATCCCAGCTGACCAATGCCTCCAATCTGCTCACCAGCATCAAGGCGGTGGCCATCCAGGCGGGTAATACCGTGCTGTCCTCCGACCAGTTGCTGATGATCCAGAAGCAGGTGCAGGAGGGTATTGCCGAGATGACCGGTTATGCCAATGCCACCGATGGCAAGGGCAACTACCTGTTTAGCGGCAACAAGGTGGATACGCCCCCTTATGTGCTGGATGCCACCTATGCCGCGACTTATCAGGGGGACACCGGTCAGCGCAATGTGCCTATCAGTGCCTCGCGCAGCATGCAGATTTCCGATGCCGGCAGCAATGTGTTTGGCAATGCCACCAGTACGACTGCGGTGTTTGATGCGCTGAAATCGTTGAATGATTTGTTGGCCCAGAATCCCAAGCCGGCGAATTACAGCACGTCAATGGGTGCCATCGTGACGTCGCTGGATACCGCGCAGAAAAACCTGTCTACCAATATTGCTTCGATTGGTGCGCGCCGGCAGGAAAACCAGAGCGTGCAGGACATGGGTACCCAGCTCGGGCTGCAGTACAAGTCCGGCATCAGTGATCTGCAGGATCTGGACATGCCCAGCGCCATTACCAGTTTCACCCAGACCCAGACTTCACTGAAGTACAGCCAGCTGGTGTACAACAAGGTGACCAACCTGTCGCTGTTCAACTATATGTCCTGA
- the flgK gene encoding flagellar hook-associated protein FlgK, giving the protein MGSNIFSIGVSGLNAAQTALSVVGQNISNANTPGYNRQVMSQAARMPQQEGFGFLGQGVDITGVSRIYDKYLDSQVLNAQAGSNFYSSQLSQLNQINNLLADPTVGLNNSFQSFYSSLQTLSQDPSSIPSRQTVVNMSQALVSNFTAIGNNLSQMQAGANSQITSTVNSINALAQNIADLNNQIAAAAAGNSQQQPNDLMDQRDQAMEQLNKLVSAKSVAQSDGTYSVFIGNGQALVLGNQVNKLGTQTDPANPLNVQVTYPNPNGTATVIPSSALSGGQLAGYMSFRDGTLLTTQQKLGTLAIDFTTAMNYQNQLGRDLSGNQGGQIFADMSSYATHPQDAVANMQLLLADPSKLAASSSLQLGAGGITPAGTGVTLSGVWASMPGTYGWANATTPPSTATHPVTGMTGMTINATSATSITATLAGGPDNGQTFNVVPDPTVSNGYKLVDSASPANDLGIKFQLSGQMKAGMTINVSPVPTGTAVIGNGNNLAEMMGLQTRKIVDENKNGTNSGLQSFQTYYSTTVSYVGNATNTVKLASTSQTTLLQQATTSRSNVSGVNMDQEAADLIKYQQAYQASGKVLQIAQTLFQQILQMGG; this is encoded by the coding sequence ATGGGCTCAAACATTTTTTCCATTGGCGTTAGCGGCCTGAATGCAGCACAAACTGCGCTTTCTGTTGTCGGCCAGAACATTTCCAATGCCAATACCCCGGGCTATAACCGTCAGGTCATGAGTCAGGCTGCGCGCATGCCGCAACAGGAGGGCTTTGGCTTCCTGGGGCAGGGCGTGGACATCACCGGTGTCAGCCGCATCTACGACAAGTATCTGGATTCGCAAGTGCTGAACGCACAGGCGGGCAGTAACTTCTATTCCAGTCAGTTGTCGCAGCTGAACCAGATCAACAATCTGCTGGCTGATCCAACCGTTGGCCTGAATAATTCTTTCCAGAGCTTTTACAGCAGCCTGCAGACGCTGTCGCAAGACCCGTCGTCCATTCCCAGCCGGCAAACCGTGGTCAATATGTCGCAGGCGCTGGTGTCCAACTTCACCGCCATCGGCAACAATCTGTCCCAGATGCAAGCGGGTGCCAATTCGCAAATTACCAGCACCGTCAACAGCATTAATGCACTGGCTCAGAATATCGCCGACCTGAACAATCAGATTGCCGCCGCCGCCGCTGGTAATAGCCAGCAGCAACCCAACGACCTGATGGATCAGCGTGATCAGGCGATGGAGCAGCTGAACAAGCTGGTGAGTGCCAAGTCGGTGGCGCAGTCGGATGGTACTTACAGCGTGTTCATCGGTAATGGTCAGGCGCTGGTCTTGGGCAATCAGGTCAACAAGCTGGGCACGCAGACTGACCCGGCCAATCCGCTGAATGTGCAAGTGACTTACCCCAATCCCAACGGCACCGCCACGGTGATTCCCAGCTCGGCGCTGTCGGGTGGGCAATTGGCTGGTTATATGTCTTTTCGCGACGGTACGCTGCTGACCACCCAGCAAAAGCTGGGTACGCTGGCCATCGACTTCACTACGGCGATGAATTACCAGAACCAGCTGGGGCGAGACCTGTCGGGTAATCAGGGTGGGCAGATTTTTGCCGATATGAGCAGCTACGCCACGCACCCGCAGGATGCCGTGGCCAATATGCAGTTGCTGCTGGCAGATCCGTCCAAGCTGGCAGCTTCTTCGTCCTTGCAACTGGGAGCGGGTGGTATTACGCCTGCCGGCACCGGGGTGACCTTGTCCGGGGTCTGGGCCAGCATGCCCGGCACCTATGGCTGGGCCAATGCTACGACGCCGCCTTCTACTGCGACGCACCCGGTTACCGGTATGACTGGCATGACCATCAATGCCACTTCAGCCACCAGCATTACCGCCACCTTGGCTGGCGGACCGGATAATGGCCAGACCTTCAATGTCGTGCCCGACCCGACTGTTTCCAATGGCTACAAACTGGTGGACAGTGCCTCCCCAGCCAATGATCTGGGTATCAAGTTCCAGCTGTCCGGCCAGATGAAGGCTGGCATGACCATCAATGTCTCGCCCGTGCCCACCGGTACTGCCGTCATCGGTAATGGTAATAACCTGGCTGAGATGATGGGTCTGCAAACGCGCAAGATCGTCGATGAAAACAAGAACGGCACCAATAGTGGCTTGCAGTCTTTCCAGACTTATTACTCCACCACCGTCAGCTATGTGGGCAATGCCACCAATACGGTGAAACTGGCCTCAACGTCGCAGACCACCTTGCTGCAACAGGCCACCACCTCGCGTTCCAATGTCAGCGGGGTGAACATGGATCAGGAAGCCGCTGACCTGATCAAGTATCAACAGGCTTATCAGGCGTCCGGCAAGGTGCTGCAGATAGCACAGACACTATTCCAGCAAATCCTGCAAATGGGCGGCTGA
- the flgJ gene encoding flagellar assembly peptidoglycan hydrolase FlgJ: MTTQFSSTYSANDALSQQLAVDPTQMSSLRARMSKDPQGAAKEAASQFEALLMGTMLKTMRETKFDDEGDSAMDTYRGMLDQQMVQSLSRAGGMGIADLVYKQIAKQSGFDAGTDASKLHSAASSPVLPTRFTQASGVKAYQAAQSEAASAGLASNTAAAAASSSPVVSGDGKSFIQGMLPHARNAASQLGVAPEFVVAHAALESGWGKRAIRNADGSNSHNLFGIKATGDWQGKSTSITTTEYVNGTAQKKVEKFRSYDSYADAFSDYASLLKGSPRYQAALNQGRNVQGFAQGLQSGGYATDPRYARKLVDVAASLAQQAVRS, translated from the coding sequence ATGACGACGCAGTTTTCCAGTACCTATTCGGCAAACGATGCCCTGAGCCAGCAGCTGGCGGTGGATCCCACCCAGATGTCCAGCCTGCGTGCGCGCATGAGCAAGGACCCCCAGGGGGCGGCCAAGGAAGCAGCGTCGCAGTTCGAAGCCCTGCTGATGGGAACCATGCTGAAAACCATGCGCGAGACCAAGTTTGACGACGAAGGTGACTCGGCCATGGATACCTATCGCGGCATGCTGGACCAGCAGATGGTGCAGTCACTCAGCCGTGCCGGTGGCATGGGCATTGCCGATCTGGTGTACAAGCAGATCGCCAAACAGTCCGGTTTTGATGCCGGTACCGATGCCAGCAAGCTGCATTCGGCGGCCAGCAGTCCGGTACTCCCCACACGCTTTACCCAAGCGAGTGGCGTGAAAGCCTATCAGGCAGCGCAGAGCGAGGCGGCCAGTGCCGGTCTTGCCTCCAATACCGCAGCTGCGGCTGCAAGCAGCAGCCCGGTTGTCAGCGGTGATGGCAAGAGCTTTATCCAGGGCATGTTGCCGCATGCACGTAATGCGGCCTCACAACTGGGTGTGGCACCGGAGTTCGTGGTGGCACATGCCGCGCTGGAAAGCGGCTGGGGCAAACGTGCCATTCGTAATGCCGACGGCAGCAATTCGCACAACCTGTTCGGCATCAAGGCCACGGGTGACTGGCAAGGCAAGTCCACCAGCATCACCACCACCGAATACGTGAATGGCACTGCGCAGAAGAAGGTGGAGAAGTTCCGTTCCTATGATTCGTATGCGGATGCCTTCAGCGATTACGCCAGCCTGTTGAAAGGCTCTCCGCGCTATCAGGCAGCATTGAATCAGGGACGTAATGTGCAGGGTTTCGCCCAGGGTTTGCAAAGCGGCGGCTATGCCACTGATCCACGCTATGCGCGCAAACTGGTGGACGTGGCCGCTTCACTGGCACAGCAAGCGGTGCGCTCTTGA
- a CDS encoding flagellar basal body P-ring protein FlgI: MNKLLLAALLLMLGGQALAADRLKDITNIAGVRSNQLLGYGLVVGLDGSGDKVTSSPFTGQSLSNMLTQLGVQIPPGTKVDPKNVAAVSLTATLPAFARKGQALDVTVSSIGDAKSLRGGTLLLSPLKGADGQIYGMAQGNVLVGGAGAAAGGSKAQVNQLSVGRIAGGATVEREVPTALGSGEFINLELQEADFTTANRVVQAINKAFGSGTARAVDGGMVEVRAPFDSNQRVQFLSRMENLAVDPAEVSPLVIINARTGSIVMNQAVQLAPCAVAHGNLTVTISNTPQVSQPPALSGGQTVATNQTSVNVSSDGGKVLKVAKSANLNQVVSALNALGATPQDLISILQAMKAAGSLKADLQII, translated from the coding sequence ATGAATAAACTGTTGCTGGCAGCACTGCTGCTGATGCTGGGTGGGCAGGCGCTGGCGGCCGACCGGCTCAAGGACATTACCAATATCGCCGGCGTGCGCTCCAACCAATTGCTGGGTTACGGCCTGGTGGTGGGGCTGGATGGCAGCGGCGACAAGGTGACTTCCTCGCCGTTTACCGGTCAGTCGCTATCGAACATGCTGACCCAGCTGGGTGTGCAGATTCCGCCGGGTACCAAGGTTGATCCCAAGAACGTGGCGGCGGTCAGCCTGACCGCCACCTTGCCGGCGTTTGCCCGTAAAGGCCAGGCGCTGGATGTCACCGTGTCCTCGATTGGTGATGCCAAGAGTCTGCGCGGCGGTACCTTGCTGCTGTCACCGCTCAAGGGTGCTGACGGGCAGATTTACGGCATGGCGCAGGGCAATGTGCTGGTGGGGGGCGCGGGTGCGGCCGCGGGTGGCAGCAAGGCCCAGGTCAATCAGCTCAGCGTGGGGCGGATTGCCGGCGGTGCCACGGTAGAGCGCGAAGTACCCACGGCACTGGGCAGTGGAGAATTCATCAATCTGGAATTGCAGGAGGCCGATTTCACCACGGCCAATCGTGTGGTGCAGGCCATCAACAAGGCATTCGGCAGTGGCACTGCTCGGGCGGTGGATGGTGGCATGGTGGAAGTGCGCGCACCTTTTGATTCCAATCAGCGAGTGCAGTTTCTGTCGCGGATGGAAAATCTTGCCGTCGACCCGGCAGAAGTTTCCCCTCTGGTCATCATCAATGCCCGCACCGGCTCTATCGTGATGAACCAGGCGGTGCAGCTTGCGCCATGTGCCGTGGCGCACGGCAACCTGACTGTGACCATCAGCAATACCCCTCAGGTGAGCCAGCCGCCGGCGCTGTCCGGTGGGCAGACGGTGGCCACCAACCAGACCAGCGTCAATGTCAGCAGCGATGGCGGCAAGGTGCTGAAAGTGGCCAAGAGCGCCAATCTCAATCAGGTTGTCTCGGCACTGAACGCCTTGGGTGCCACCCCGCAAGACCTGATTTCCATCCTGCAGGCGATGAAAGCAGCCGGTTCGCTCAAGGCAGATTTGCAAATCATCTGA
- a CDS encoding flagellar basal body L-ring protein FlgH — MKMLKWMMPAMLALLLAGCAAQEPPLVTLPMTARPQPQASTLPANGSIFQAGSYRAMFEDKMPALVGDTLTITIQEKSSTSQSEQTTATRSSALNDSISSGIQLPFVPGGLTKGLGASLTGSGAASNTGKGTNQVATTFVSSITVTVIEVLANGNLVVSGEKVVRINGDTESIRLSGVVNPRDIAADRSVSSLKVADARIEQETKGNNRLYNEPGWLAKFFLSIIPI; from the coding sequence ATGAAAATGCTGAAATGGATGATGCCAGCGATGCTGGCCTTGCTGCTGGCCGGTTGCGCGGCGCAGGAACCGCCGCTGGTGACGCTGCCGATGACAGCCCGCCCGCAGCCGCAAGCCAGCACCTTGCCGGCTAATGGCTCCATCTTCCAGGCTGGCAGCTACCGTGCCATGTTTGAAGACAAAATGCCGGCGCTGGTGGGGGATACGCTCACCATCACCATCCAGGAAAAGTCCTCGACTTCGCAGTCGGAACAAACCACGGCCACCCGTTCCTCGGCACTCAACGACAGCATTTCCAGCGGCATCCAGCTTCCCTTCGTGCCGGGCGGTCTGACCAAGGGCCTGGGCGCATCGCTCACCGGCAGTGGCGCGGCCAGCAATACCGGCAAGGGTACCAATCAGGTAGCCACCACCTTTGTCAGCTCCATTACCGTTACCGTGATCGAAGTGCTGGCCAATGGCAATCTGGTGGTCAGCGGTGAAAAAGTGGTACGCATCAATGGCGATACCGAGTCCATCCGCCTGTCCGGCGTGGTCAATCCGCGAGATATCGCCGCCGACCGCTCGGTCTCCTCGCTCAAGGTGGCCGATGCCCGCATCGAGCAGGAAACCAAGGGCAATAACCGTCTATACAACGAGCCGGGCTGGCTGGCCAAATTTTTCCTGAGCATCATCCCCATCTGA
- the flgG gene encoding flagellar basal-body rod protein FlgG: MMRALYVAKTGMDSSQFNLDVISNNLANVNTVGFKRGRAIFEDLYYQTLRQPGAQLADGSTTPTGLQVGTGATAVATAKNFTQGNMTQSSQPLDWAITGDGFFRIQRPDGTTAYTRDGEFKRNSSGDIVTSDGYQLNPNINIPSTASQITVSTAGVVQYFLPNNPAPQTAGTIQLTTFINPQGLESVGNNLYLQSASSGDPQDGDPGTDSRGLVKQGFLEGSNVNVTEELVNMITAQRSFEMNSKAITTADQMLQKLTQM, encoded by the coding sequence ATGATGCGTGCGCTTTATGTTGCCAAGACCGGGATGGACTCCAGCCAGTTCAATCTGGATGTCATTTCCAACAACCTGGCCAACGTCAACACAGTAGGTTTCAAGCGCGGGCGCGCCATTTTCGAAGACCTGTATTATCAGACCCTGCGCCAGCCGGGCGCTCAGCTGGCTGATGGCAGCACCACGCCGACCGGTTTGCAGGTAGGCACGGGTGCCACGGCGGTGGCCACAGCCAAAAACTTTACCCAGGGCAATATGACGCAGAGCAGTCAGCCGCTGGACTGGGCCATTACCGGTGACGGTTTTTTCCGCATCCAGCGCCCGGACGGCACGACTGCCTATACCCGTGATGGTGAATTCAAGCGCAACTCCAGTGGCGATATCGTGACCTCGGATGGCTATCAGCTGAACCCCAATATCAATATCCCCAGCACGGCGTCGCAAATCACCGTTTCCACCGCTGGTGTGGTGCAGTACTTCCTGCCCAATAACCCGGCGCCGCAAACTGCCGGCACCATCCAGCTGACGACTTTCATCAATCCGCAAGGTCTGGAAAGTGTTGGCAATAATCTGTATCTGCAGAGCGCCTCTTCGGGCGATCCGCAGGATGGGGATCCGGGTACCGACAGCCGTGGTCTGGTCAAGCAGGGTTTTCTGGAAGGGTCCAACGTCAATGTGACGGAAGAGCTGGTCAACATGATTACTGCGCAGCGTTCGTTTGAAATGAACTCCAAGGCGATCACCACCGCTGACCAGATGCTGCAAAAGCTGACGCAGATGTAA
- a CDS encoding flagellar basal body rod protein FlgF, with protein sequence MDKMLYLAMTGAKHIDLQQATTANNLSNANTNAFKADLASFRALPVVGPGAPTRTYVVDNTIGHDMSQGSLMHTGSPSDFALGSPGFFAVQAADGSEAYTRDGGYVLDANGMMRTRSGLPISGDGGPITVPSGYQVQLGQDGSVVGVPQNGKDRTPQLLGQIKLVNPAVKDVYKGPDGLFRMNGGDTATADTSVKLVPETLEASNVNAVESLVQMISHGRQYDMNIKLMTNADQNDQKATQLLAIG encoded by the coding sequence ATGGATAAGATGCTGTACCTGGCCATGACCGGTGCCAAACACATCGATTTGCAGCAAGCCACCACGGCCAACAATCTGTCCAATGCCAATACCAATGCCTTCAAGGCCGATCTGGCTTCCTTCCGTGCGCTGCCGGTGGTTGGCCCCGGTGCCCCGACCCGTACTTATGTGGTGGACAACACCATTGGCCATGACATGAGCCAGGGCAGCCTGATGCATACCGGCAGCCCCAGCGACTTTGCCCTGGGTTCGCCCGGTTTCTTTGCCGTGCAGGCAGCGGATGGCAGTGAAGCCTATACCCGCGATGGCGGCTATGTGCTGGACGCCAACGGCATGATGCGCACACGCAGTGGCCTGCCCATCAGCGGTGACGGTGGCCCGATTACCGTACCCTCCGGTTATCAGGTGCAACTGGGGCAGGATGGTTCGGTAGTGGGTGTGCCACAGAATGGCAAGGACCGCACCCCGCAGCTGCTGGGGCAGATCAAGCTGGTGAATCCTGCGGTCAAGGATGTTTATAAAGGCCCGGATGGCTTGTTCCGCATGAACGGGGGCGATACCGCCACTGCCGATACCTCGGTCAAGCTGGTGCCGGAAACGCTGGAAGCCAGCAATGTCAATGCGGTGGAAAGTCTGGTGCAGATGATCTCGCATGGCCGGCAGTACGACATGAATATCAAGCTGATGACCAATGCTGATCAGAACGATCAGAAAGCCACCCAGCTGCTGGCCATAGGCTAA
- the flgE gene encoding flagellar hook protein FlgE, protein MGFQQGLSGLNSASSQLDTIGNNVSNASTVGFKSSRAEFADLFSTSFYGVANTSAGIGSQVNAVTQSFSAGNITPTGRSLDLAINNNGFFIMRQNPTSTTGSLAYTRNGQFQVDKDGYIVNGNDRLQGWMANNGVVTQGPVTDLKLQTNLISPAVTTKVTMGVNVDSRLTPPTVTPLNPTNTNSFNWSNAAQVYDSLGNQHNLTMYYVKGTATATGTPWTVTAYVDGSPASGTNTYTMNYDTKGNLTNTTPFSVTFSPTPVNGSSSPVTFTVDYTGSTQVAQASGTPTETVDGYAPGTLSSMNIDTHGNIMASFSNGQNKVIGQVALATFTNSQGLQNEGGNRWQQTLASGVPAYNAPGSGNSGTVQSQALEDSNVDLTSELVNMITAQRFYQANAQTIKTEDTLMQTIINL, encoded by the coding sequence ATGGGTTTTCAACAAGGTTTGAGCGGTCTGAATTCGGCGTCCTCGCAGCTGGATACCATTGGCAACAACGTATCCAATGCCAGCACCGTCGGCTTCAAGAGTTCGCGCGCCGAGTTTGCCGATCTGTTCTCCACCAGCTTTTATGGTGTGGCCAATACCAGCGCCGGTATCGGCTCGCAGGTGAATGCAGTCACCCAGTCCTTCAGTGCTGGCAACATCACCCCGACCGGCCGCAGCCTGGACCTGGCCATCAATAACAATGGCTTCTTTATCATGCGGCAGAATCCGACCTCGACCACCGGTTCGCTGGCGTATACCCGCAACGGACAATTCCAGGTGGACAAGGATGGTTACATCGTCAATGGCAACGACCGCCTGCAAGGCTGGATGGCCAATAATGGCGTGGTGACCCAGGGCCCGGTCACCGATCTGAAACTGCAAACCAATCTGATTTCGCCGGCAGTCACCACCAAGGTCACCATGGGCGTGAATGTGGATTCGCGACTGACGCCGCCGACGGTAACGCCGTTGAATCCGACCAATACCAACAGTTTTAACTGGTCGAATGCGGCACAGGTGTATGACAGCCTGGGTAATCAGCACAACCTGACCATGTATTACGTCAAGGGTACGGCTACCGCTACCGGCACACCGTGGACGGTGACGGCCTATGTCGATGGCAGCCCGGCCAGTGGTACCAATACCTACACCATGAACTACGACACCAAGGGTAATCTGACCAATACCACCCCGTTCAGTGTCACTTTCTCCCCGACGCCGGTGAATGGCTCTTCGTCCCCGGTTACCTTTACCGTGGATTACACCGGCTCTACCCAGGTGGCACAGGCTTCCGGTACCCCGACGGAAACAGTGGATGGCTATGCGCCGGGTACCCTGAGCAGCATGAATATCGACACCCATGGCAATATCATGGCCAGCTTCTCCAATGGTCAGAATAAAGTCATCGGTCAGGTTGCCCTGGCAACCTTCACCAACTCGCAGGGCCTGCAGAACGAAGGTGGTAACCGTTGGCAGCAAACGCTGGCCTCCGGCGTGCCGGCCTACAATGCACCGGGCTCGGGCAACTCCGGTACCGTGCAGTCGCAGGCGCTGGAAGATTCCAATGTGGATCTGACATCCGAGCTAGTGAACATGATTACCGCGCAGCGCTTCTATCAGGCCAATGCCCAGACCATCAAGACCGAAGACACCTTGATGCAGACCATCATCAATCTGTAA
- a CDS encoding flagellar hook assembly protein FlgD: protein MTSSVNSSTNPYAALNGTTGSTSGTGNSNTDTSAQGIQDRFLKLLVTQLQAQDPMNPMDNSQITSQMAQISQVSGMQTLNTAMQSLVQSQAANQSLMAATMIGKQALVPGNALSLTSGSNVQGAVNLSGAATDYTVSIADANGNVVDTLTVKSPSSGLNSFNWDGTDANGKQLPSGKYTFSAKATSASSAAVTATPYANQAVTAVSWASGSPQLIMKDGTSVGLANVAQLS, encoded by the coding sequence ATGACCAGCTCGGTTAATTCCTCGACCAATCCGTATGCCGCGCTGAATGGCACTACTGGCAGCACCAGTGGCACCGGTAATTCCAATACCGATACCAGTGCACAGGGTATTCAGGATCGCTTTCTCAAGCTCTTGGTGACGCAGTTGCAGGCGCAGGACCCGATGAACCCGATGGATAACAGCCAGATCACCAGCCAGATGGCGCAGATCAGTCAGGTATCCGGGATGCAGACGCTGAACACCGCCATGCAGAGCCTGGTGCAGTCGCAGGCTGCCAATCAATCGCTGATGGCTGCCACCATGATTGGCAAGCAGGCGTTGGTGCCGGGTAATGCGCTGAGCCTGACCAGCGGTTCCAATGTGCAGGGTGCCGTGAATCTGAGTGGTGCGGCCACCGATTACACCGTCAGTATCGCCGACGCCAATGGCAATGTGGTGGATACCCTGACGGTCAAGAGCCCTAGCAGCGGCCTTAACTCTTTCAACTGGGATGGCACCGATGCCAACGGTAAGCAGTTGCCCAGCGGCAAATACACTTTCAGTGCCAAGGCGACCAGTGCCAGCAGCGCTGCGGTGACGGCCACACCGTATGCCAACCAGGCGGTAACCGCCGTCAGCTGGGCCAGCGGCTCGCCGCAACTGATCATGAAAGACGGGACCAGCGTCGGTCTGGCAAACGTTGCACAGCTGTCTTAA
- the flgC gene encoding flagellar basal body rod protein FlgC, whose translation MSLANIFAISGSALTAQSMRLNVVASNIANAESATSSTGQPYKGRHVVFTALPVTASQPQVAGVRVTSIVEDQTPPRLKYDPSNPLADEKGYVNMPNVNPVEEMSDMISASRSYQTNVEMMNTAKTLLQKTLQLGQ comes from the coding sequence ATGTCGCTCGCCAATATTTTTGCCATTTCCGGTTCGGCGCTGACTGCCCAGTCCATGCGTCTTAACGTGGTGGCCAGCAATATCGCCAATGCGGAAAGTGCCACCAGCTCGACCGGCCAGCCTTACAAGGGCCGCCACGTGGTGTTTACCGCCTTGCCGGTTACCGCCAGTCAGCCGCAAGTGGCCGGTGTGAGGGTGACTTCCATTGTGGAAGACCAGACCCCGCCGCGGCTGAAGTACGACCCCAGCAACCCTCTGGCGGACGAAAAGGGTTATGTCAACATGCCCAATGTCAATCCGGTCGAGGAAATGTCCGACATGATTTCCGCCTCGCGCTCGTATCAGACCAATGTGGAAATGATGAATACCGCCAAAACCCTGCTGCAGAAGACTCTGCAGCTTGGACAGTGA